One Ricinus communis isolate WT05 ecotype wild-type chromosome 1, ASM1957865v1, whole genome shotgun sequence DNA window includes the following coding sequences:
- the LOC8261910 gene encoding uncharacterized protein LOC8261910 isoform X1 produces MRIRKNANLSSLMFSHASGTEVLQTHVCQLNQSPWDVIPFSQEAYQSSHLHQYEGEDSFSGNGSLADSIGAVESSSVASLMEYDPEDKAAIKIKVNNMVIVDDDNYEIRRINQEKKTMSEEDCEFNHKLKKGEKIYCCNKIDGKEWHCKNELKEGHSMCDHHILSSLKSSYNNNVTSACIASPTNSPSIKKPEKAVAGTRRGRGKGAKKGQSSSSNPYEFYYYSGFGPLWGKRRGDRGEGNKNESKESEISGAIAIHHNTTPFSAPLPIEDHQELDFVDEDDDDDEDSEGGDIGKKRMRKPVKARSLKSLM; encoded by the exons atgaGGATTCGAAAGAACGCAAACCTCTCTTCGCTTATGTTCTCGCACGCTTCCGGAACTGAGGTGTTACAGACGCACGTCTGTCAGCTAAACCAGTCGCCATGGGATGTGATTCCTTTTTCTCAAGAAGCTTACCAATCTTCGCATCTTCATCAG TACGAAGGAGAAGATAGCTTTAGTGGAAACGGTAGCCTAGCAGATTCTATTGGTGCTGTTGAGAG CAGCAGCGTCGCTTCGTTAATGGAGTATGACCCAGAAGACAAAGCAGCGATAAAGATAAAGGTTAATAATATGGTCATCGTAGACGAtgataattatgaaataagaAGGATTAAtcaagagaagaaaacaatGTCGGAAGAAGATTGCGAATTCAACCACAAGTtgaaaaaaggagagaaaattTATTGCTGCAACAAGATTGATGGGAAAGAGTGGCATTGCAAGAATGAACTAAAAGAAGGTCATTCGATGTGCGACCATCATATCTTGTCTTCGCTTAAATCATCTTACAACAATAATGTTACTAGTGCTTGTATTGCTAGCCCTACTAACAGTCCATCAATCAAGAAACCCGAAAAAGCTGTAGCTGGGACACGCCGCGGCCGGGGTAAGGGAGCCAAGAAAGGGCAATCATCGAGCTCGAATCCGTAtgaattttactattattccGGGTTTGGGCCGTTGTGGGGCAAAAGGAGAGGTGATAGGGGTGAAGGGAACAAAAATGAAAGTAAAGAATCTGAAATTAGCGGTGCTATTGCCATCCACCATAATACGACGCCGTTTTCAGCTCCATTGCCAATCGAAGATCACCAAGAGTTGGATTTTGTGGATGAGGATGATGACGATGACGAAGACAGCGAAGGTGGTGATATTGGAAAGAAACGGATGCGAAAACCAGTTAAAGCTAGATCCTTGAAGTCCCTTATGTAA
- the LOC8261910 gene encoding uncharacterized protein LOC8261910 isoform X2 — MRIRKNANLSSLMFSHASGTEVLQTHVCQLNQSPWDVIPFSQEAYQSSHLHQYEGEDSFSGNGSLADSIGAVESSVASLMEYDPEDKAAIKIKVNNMVIVDDDNYEIRRINQEKKTMSEEDCEFNHKLKKGEKIYCCNKIDGKEWHCKNELKEGHSMCDHHILSSLKSSYNNNVTSACIASPTNSPSIKKPEKAVAGTRRGRGKGAKKGQSSSSNPYEFYYYSGFGPLWGKRRGDRGEGNKNESKESEISGAIAIHHNTTPFSAPLPIEDHQELDFVDEDDDDDEDSEGGDIGKKRMRKPVKARSLKSLM, encoded by the exons atgaGGATTCGAAAGAACGCAAACCTCTCTTCGCTTATGTTCTCGCACGCTTCCGGAACTGAGGTGTTACAGACGCACGTCTGTCAGCTAAACCAGTCGCCATGGGATGTGATTCCTTTTTCTCAAGAAGCTTACCAATCTTCGCATCTTCATCAG TACGAAGGAGAAGATAGCTTTAGTGGAAACGGTAGCCTAGCAGATTCTATTGGTGCTGTTGAGAG CAGCGTCGCTTCGTTAATGGAGTATGACCCAGAAGACAAAGCAGCGATAAAGATAAAGGTTAATAATATGGTCATCGTAGACGAtgataattatgaaataagaAGGATTAAtcaagagaagaaaacaatGTCGGAAGAAGATTGCGAATTCAACCACAAGTtgaaaaaaggagagaaaattTATTGCTGCAACAAGATTGATGGGAAAGAGTGGCATTGCAAGAATGAACTAAAAGAAGGTCATTCGATGTGCGACCATCATATCTTGTCTTCGCTTAAATCATCTTACAACAATAATGTTACTAGTGCTTGTATTGCTAGCCCTACTAACAGTCCATCAATCAAGAAACCCGAAAAAGCTGTAGCTGGGACACGCCGCGGCCGGGGTAAGGGAGCCAAGAAAGGGCAATCATCGAGCTCGAATCCGTAtgaattttactattattccGGGTTTGGGCCGTTGTGGGGCAAAAGGAGAGGTGATAGGGGTGAAGGGAACAAAAATGAAAGTAAAGAATCTGAAATTAGCGGTGCTATTGCCATCCACCATAATACGACGCCGTTTTCAGCTCCATTGCCAATCGAAGATCACCAAGAGTTGGATTTTGTGGATGAGGATGATGACGATGACGAAGACAGCGAAGGTGGTGATATTGGAAAGAAACGGATGCGAAAACCAGTTAAAGCTAGATCCTTGAAGTCCCTTATGTAA
- the LOC8261911 gene encoding uncharacterized protein LOC8261911, whose protein sequence is MGIDEQVQKMQMRQNYRNFWHTDLMSTVVADTPFCCFALLCGPCVSYMLRRRALYNDMSRYICCAGYVPCSGRCGESNCPELCLCTEVFCCFANSVASTRFLLQDEFNIQTTQCDNCIIGFMMCLQQLACICSLVACITGSDEIGDLANVLSCLADLVFCSVCPCIQTQHKIEMDKRDGKFGQQPVMAVPQVQQMSRIDQPIPPPIGYPPQPAYGQPPPPYAQGYPPAGYPPPQYPPPGAYPPSGYPK, encoded by the exons ATGGGGATTGACGAGCAGGTTCAGAAAATGCAGATGCGCCAGAACTATAGGAACTTCTGGCACACCGATCTCATGAGCACTGTCGTTGCCGATACCCCTt TTTGCTGTTTCGCACTACTGTG TGGGCCATGTGTTTCATACATGCTGCGGAGACGGGCTCTTTACAATGATATGTCAAG GTACATCTGCTGTGCTGGCTATGTTCCATGCAGTGGCAGGTGTGGTGAGAGTAACTGCCCGGAACTCTGCCTCTGCACTGAG GTCTTCTGTTGCTTTGCAAATTCAGTAGCCTCAACACGCTTTCTTTTGCAAGATGAGTTCAACATACAGACTACACAATGTGACAATTGCATTATT gGATTCATGATGTGCCTGCAGCAGTTGGCGTGTATATGTTCTTTAGTTGCTTGCATAACAGGAAGCGATGAAATTGGAGACCTTGCCAATGTGTTGTCTTGTTTGGCTGACTTGGTTTTTTGCTC GGTGTGCCCATGCATTCAG ACACAGCACAAGATTGAAATGGATAAAAGAGATGGTAAGTTTGGGCAACAGCCAGTTATGGCCGTGCCTCAGGTGCAGCAAATGTCACGCATTGATCAGCCAATTCCTCCACCCATAGGCTATCCACCTCAACCAGCATATGGTCAACCTCCACCCCCTTATGCTCAAGGTTATCCTCCTGCTGGGTACCCTCCACCTCAATATCCTCCACCTGGCGCTTATCCTCCTTCTGGCTACCCCAAGTGA